In Candidatus Methylomirabilis sp., the genomic window CGCAGGGGTTGTGGCCTTCCTGGCCTCCGATGCGGCATCCTACATCACCGGGCAGGTCATCCACGTCAACGGCGGGCTCTGGATGTGACCGGGCGGCGCGGGTCCATCCCGGGGAGGAGGTGAGGGACACCGTGGCTGTGGACGAGAAGGTGAAGAAGATCATCGTGGAGCAACTCGGGGTGGAAGAGGCGCAGGTCAAGCCCGAGGCCAAGTTCATCGAGGACCTGGGCGCGGATTCGCTGGACACCGTCGAGTTGGTGATGGCCCTGGAGGAGGAGTTCGGCCTGGAGATCCCCGACGAGGAGGCCGAGAAGATTCTGACCGTCCAGGACGCGGTCCGGTACATCAAGGACCGCACGTAGGGGAGTGCGGCGTGCCGCGGCGCCCCGGGCTCCCCCGGGGGCGCGAGCGCGGAGGACGCCTGAGAGGGGAACGCGGGTGAAGCGACGAGTGGCCGTCACGGGGTTCGGGGTGGTCTCGCCCATCGGCGTCGGGGG contains:
- the acpP gene encoding acyl carrier protein; this translates as MAVDEKVKKIIVEQLGVEEAQVKPEAKFIEDLGADSLDTVELVMALEEEFGLEIPDEEAEKILTVQDAVRYIKDRT